The Nicotiana sylvestris chromosome 6, ASM39365v2, whole genome shotgun sequence genomic sequence ATGCAACAAATGACAGGTAAGATCCCAAAATCCAACTTCCAAGGTtcgtttcttttctttacttaatTTCTTTTTTGGATAACCACATCTTCACAAATGTCCAAATTAAAGTCAAAACTACTTTTGTAGCTACTAAATACATAAAAGGACCAAACTTTTCATTCCTGGCGACATCCTAAGCATAAAAAACCACACTTTAAAGTTGTTGATACGACGTTTGAAGCTGAAGTTAACCTTAAGCTAGAGATTTGGAATTAACTACTTCTCTACCATGCACATGAAATTAGTACTTCTGATTCTTTCTAATGAGACATCACACTCTCCAATTCAGTTGCGTATGATAATCAGCCTCCTTTATTTGCTTTTTTACCTGTCCCTCAGACAGCCAAACATAGTGtacagagaaaagaaaaagactagTAGGCCAAGAGCAAGCACTTTGATTGAGATACATTACCTGGAAATGGGAGCTGTTAAGGCAATAACCTATACGACGAAACAACGGCACCATGATCTTCTCAAATTCTGCAACACTGATCATTTCCAAAAGCTCTTCCAACTCACTGATGAACATCAACTGTTTCTGGCTACTTGTCACCGGCCAATACCTCAACAATCTCGTTATCGCTACGCTAGCAAGATTTTGTTCCTTTTCTATGAACTGTACGACACAATATGCTAACTGTTGATGATAGACACCCAAAGATTTCGGCTTGTGCAGAGGTATCAACGCCCTGGAGAAAAACGATCTGTGCTCTTCCTTTAATGGTAAAGCAAATCCACTAATTACACTTCCAAAAACCTCTAGAAGCTCGGCAATCCCATTATGCCTTTCGGTCTCGAAAGCAAAACGATAAAAAATATTGCTTACAGCCTTTCTGATAGAAGGCCTGTGCATCATAAACTTCCCGTAAAGACGATGCAATATCGACTTCAAGCATTCTCTTTCTCTTGGGTCCTCAGAATCAAATAGGTTAAGCAATTTCAAAATGAAAGAATGGTCTACGTGTTTCTTAGCAACTTTTGCGTCAAGAGAGCTTTGACTAATGACGCTAAGGAATAAGTCATACACAAGTTGTAAATGACACCAAGCTGGATCAAACATCGGTTCTTCATCTTCACTTTCACTGCGAGCTGAGAGATATGACTTAGGAGGAAACGTTCTGAACAGGTTAACTGCACACATTTTACAGACCGCAGCGATTGCTGATTCTGTAAATCTTGCGGATCCTGAAGCGACAAAATCATTCAGCTCAAGCAAAACTTGTCGTTTCAAGTCCTTCTCCGTCAAATCCTTATCAGGATCATTGAAATCGTAAATAGAACAGCAGAGATTCAACTTGCTTATGAATAAGCTTTGTTTCTCCCCATTTGAAACATCTTTAAAGGGAACGTGTGGTGCCACAGACTCATTACCAGCAACAATACTTGTAGGAAAAATCGCTGTCGACATCCGTTTCACTACATTCAGCCTTGTTGCTATGACAGTGCAACTATTGGTAAACGGAATTCCATTTCCCGAGTTCGTGGTGTTGTTGCAGGAATTGCTTCCTGATGTATCAAACGAATCACATTTCGATGATTTTCTAGGAAGTTTTGCAAGGATTTGCTTAAGCATAGTAGCGTTGCTCCAACGTGCAGCAAGACTAAACCTAAGCCCCACTCCAAAACAATCTGCCCATGCaaattgcaaaaagaaaaaaggaaaaagcatAAGAAAACAAAGCAGGAGCctacaactttgaaagaaataacagaTCTTCGAGGCAAACATAAGCAGAATATTCAGAGGACAGCATTATTATCATCAGAATTACATCTTAAATATTCACAAAAGAAATTGTCTCATCTAAAACTCATAGTAACAAAGGTTCATTTCCAAATCCACCTATAAATAACTACAACACCAACAATAAACCATAATATcataagtggggtttggggagggtaacgtgtacgcagaccttacccctaccttataaaGATAGAAAGGCTGTTTCCGATAAACCCTCGGCTCAAGGAACAGTGAATAACTAAAAACTAAAAACAGTTGCAGAAATCACAGATCTGGGACAGAATTCTCACAGAGGCCAACACAACACAAAATAAAAACACTGAGGAAATTTAAATCGTAGATCACTACATTCACAGGCCAAAAAAGTAAGAatataaaattattataaaaaaaaaaattcaatctttGCTGACAATTGTTGTGAATGAATAATCAGCTATAACAAATTTGAATCACTAAAGATTTCAAAGAACCCAAAAAAATACTcttccttgagccgagggtccACCGGAAACAGGCTTTGTATTTCATAAGGTAAAATAGGGGTAAGGTACACACTATACTCCCCATACTCCACTTGTGTAATTACAATGGGTTTGTTGTCGTTGTAAAGAACCTAAAAAAGTATCAAACTTGAGCAATATCACAGCATTTCTCAAAAGATCTGATTACAACAAAATCTAAATAGCTAAAGATGAAATCTTTAACAACTCCAACTTTCAAGAACCTAAAAAAGAATAAAACTTAAGCTCACAGCATTTCTCAAAAGATCTGATTAGGACAAAATCTGAATTAACTAAAGTTGAAATCTTTAACAACACCAACTTTCAAGAATCCAAAAGAGATCAACACTTGAGCAATATCACAACATTTCTGAACAAGATCTGATTACAACAAAATCTGAATTAACTAAAGATGAAATCATTAACAACTCCAACATTCCAAAACACAATAAAGATCAAAACTTGAGCATTAACATAACATTTTCTCAAAAGATCTGAGATATAGAGTAAGAAAAAAACCTGGGATTTTGTTGGTCTGGTCTGAAATTAAAGATTCTTCAGAGAGATTGCAGAAAGATTGAAGCTTtttgatattttgatatactcAGTAATAAGAGAAAAACAAACAGAAACAGGTAATGGTGGCAATCACATCATGTCTTTAACTTTTTAAACTTGGGATTGAAGACATAATGATGGGTTTTTGAGGAGCCCATTTTTCATAAAATGTATTTTCAGTTCTTGATTATTTCCACTGTTCATGTCCTAACTAGTACTACAATGGCTTCTTACAATTAGTGAGTGAAGCATTATTTTTTCTCTTGAAAAAAGTGCCACAACTCTCTCAGTGGCATCTTCACAGAAATTGCCGGCATTAGATGGTGACTGTTATGTACTATACtaacattattattattttctttagTAGTACTAACATTATTTATTTACCAAAAATACTGTTTGATTTCACCAACTGTAACATATTTCTACTTGTACCATTTACTAACTATTTTGGTACTTTCGGTAGTTTCGACGTAACTGGTAAAGATGTTGTCATGCAATCGAGAAATTATGGGTTCGAATTATGAAAATAATCTCTTACAGAAGTCTTGGCGTAACTGATAAAATTGATGTCATGTGACCGGTAGGTTACATGTTCGAACCGTGAAAACAGTCTCGTACAGAAATATAGGGTAAAAATGTGTATAATAAACCTTTATGGTCTGATCCTTCCCTAATCTCGTACATAGTGGAAACTTAGTGCACCAGACACCGCTTTTGGTACTTCCTGCTATTAGACCGGGATGTCACGAGTTCGAACTGTAAaaacagtctcttgcagaaatATAGGGTAAGTATGTGTATAATAAATTCTTGTGATCCGGTCTTTTCCCGAACTCCGCACATAATGGAAATTTAGTGCACGCCATTTTTGGTACTTCCTTTGTTCTATTATTATATACAtgataatattttactattattgatttgttaaaataatatgttttatatttaaaaagtaatttagttttaaattttttattttagaaat encodes the following:
- the LOC104244104 gene encoding serine/threonine protein phosphatase 2A 57 kDa regulatory subunit B' kappa isoform-like, translating into MLKQILAKLPRKSSKCDSFDTSGSNSCNNTTNSGNGIPFTNSCTVIATRLNVVKRMSTAIFPTSIVAGNESVAPHVPFKDVSNGEKQSLFISKLNLCCSIYDFNDPDKDLTEKDLKRQVLLELNDFVASGSARFTESAIAAVCKMCAVNLFRTFPPKSYLSARSESEDEEPMFDPAWCHLQLVYDLFLSVISQSSLDAKVAKKHVDHSFILKLLNLFDSEDPRERECLKSILHRLYGKFMMHRPSIRKAVSNIFYRFAFETERHNGIAELLEVFGSVISGFALPLKEEHRSFFSRALIPLHKPKSLGVYHQQLAYCVVQFIEKEQNLASVAITRLLRYWPVTSSQKQLMFISELEELLEMISVAEFEKIMVPLFRRIGYCLNSSHFQVAERAHFLWNNDNVLNLVMHNRHVIMPIIVSALERNSQNHWNKAVLNLTQNVRKVFSEMDEELVLHCQSKLEEENSKSNVAAERRRLTWERLEIAANYQPVTMPSNISGLVKPATCLVSC